One Punica granatum isolate Tunisia-2019 chromosome 3, ASM765513v2, whole genome shotgun sequence genomic window carries:
- the LOC116200190 gene encoding uncharacterized protein LOC116200190, with protein sequence MRPSMEETMTDDGSVSPSPSPPTPPSPLPISVGPGNHRYEFSASPTPSPPFSAAPSSQSSAENLPLLQEPSARQAFSVDIKNQDEEADSSSSCLKDLLEWLLRKCCTCLQS encoded by the exons ATGAGGCCTTCGATGGAGGAGACGATGACTGATGATGGCTCCGTAAGTCCATCCCCGTCACCTCCGACGCCTCCCTCGCCTCTCCCCATCAGTGTGGGACCAGGCAACCACAGGTACGAGTTCTCGGCATCCCCGACCCCGTCCCCTCCGTTCTCGGCCGCGCCCTCGAGCCAGTCTTCTGCAGAGAACCTCCCCCTTCTCCAGGAGCCATCGGCTCGGCAAGCATTCTCCGTCGACATCAAGAACCAGGACGAAGAAGCCGACTCCTCGAGTTCGTGTCTCAAGGATCT GTTGGAGTGGCTATTGAGAAAATGTTGCACTTGTCTTCAGTCTTGA
- the LOC116200768 gene encoding AAA-ATPase At3g50940-like, producing MSMVQSPGNAKAVLSTMAALAASSMLIRSLVNEFLPTEVLEYFSSTVQNISRCLSSQITIVIEEFRGFSQNEVFEAATLYLGRVAASSFHRVKVGKDDKEKAFAVAVDVNEEVIDVFEKVMLRWGLVSMEVQSSSMGHFRGGPGLGNLNAALRSEVRSYELTFHKKHKDMVFNSYLPFVMKKSRSIQEEIKAVKLYTTDYNGWNTHNAIVLDHPMTFRTLTIDPELKKMILEDLDIFINGEEYYRSIGKAWIPAVWPSWYWEI from the coding sequence ATGTCGATGGTCCAGAGTCCGGGGAATGCTAAGGCCGTGCTTTCGACTATGGCCGCTCTTGCGGCTTCGTCGATGCTGATCCGTAGCCTTGTCAATGAATTCCTCCCCACGGAAGTCCTGGAATATTTTAGCTCGACTGTGCAGAACATATCTCGATGTCTTTCTTCTCAGATTACGATCGTCATAGAAGAGTTCCGAGGGTTCTCCCAGAACGAGGTGTTTGAGGCTGCTACCCTCTACCTAGGGAGAGTTGCTGCTTCGTCCTTCCACCGGGTGAAAGTGGGGAAGGACGATAAGGAAAAGGCGTTTGCCGTGGCAGTAGACGTAAATGAAGAGGTGATCGATGTCTTCGAGAAGGTCATGCTGCGGTGGGGGTTGGTCTCCATGGAAGTACAGTCCTCTTCAATGGGCCATTTCAGAGGAGGTCCAGGGCTAGGCAATCTCAATGCCGCTCTCCGGTCGGAAGTGAGATCGTACGAGCTGACGTTCCATAAGAAGCACAAGGACATGGTCTTCAACTCGTACTTGCCTTTCGTCATGAAGAAGTCAAGATCGATCCAGGAAGAGATCAAAGCAGTGAAGCTTTACACGACCGACTATAATGGTTGGAACACCCACAACGCGATCGTTCTCGACCACCCGATGACATTCCGAACCCTCACTATTGATCCCGAGCTTAAGAAGATGATTTTGGAAGATCTGGACATCTTCATAAATGGGGAGGAATATTATCGGAGCATCGGGAAAGCCTGGATACCTGCTGTATGGCCCTCCTGGTACTGGGAAATCTAG
- the LOC116200188 gene encoding putative pentatricopeptide repeat-containing protein At1g16830 has protein sequence MLWRRRCISLLQSRRRLLPPSSSIHDLPSRPQPTAVDDSEPETCQFRRQSKLTLTPRAVQSTLSSCPSDLIALRFFLWCAAQPNYFHDRAAFHRMVDVAARLTDRYKSVSGVVGELARVGYVIKAQTFLILMRIYWAGGLYELVLEAFEQMGRFRFTGSTFARNMVMDVLFKIGRPDLALDFLRQTQVPNFLTFNIALCNLCRMNDFLNAHELMRSMLKSGFYPSEDAFEMLLTSFRTVGRLLEASQVLSLMVTLGISISVNTWSILIDGYCSLGRFDMAEFLLRKMEQTGCSPNVVTYTTLIKGYLESGMVSEAFRLLRAMDLKGIGPDLVLCNVLIDCLSRNALYDHALRIFLKMPTWKVAPDSYTFSSLLSTIIHSRRFSHLPRLIREFDIEADLVVYNSLLSYFCKAGFPSEAVELYNDMVDKGLAVDNYTFAGLLYGLCGARKIDKAVNVYHGIVLHYPSLDAHVHTTIVHGLIEAGEYHEAIGLFKKAMIENYALDAVSYTIAIHGLLLGGRSSEASALFNKMKEIGLYPNAHTYNVMIDGFCKEKDGEMVIRILKEMIDARIPLRHDSFLRVINFLSRSCYGNSASGLVVEVTDTRLLPSSTTSFSHGYSEGVHLSDMYSSYLGNSSENSSSSDTSCSEDIGDVAASLG, from the coding sequence ATGTTATGGAGACGTAGATGCATTTCGCTGCTTCAGTCGCGACGCCGtctcctccctccctcttcCTCCATTCACGACCTCCCCTCACGTCCTCAACCCACTGCTGTGGACGACTCTGAACCAGAGACCTGTCAATTCCGTCGTCAGAGCAAGCTCACTCTGACCCCTCGAGCTGTTCAATCGACCCTCTCCAGCTGCCCTTCCGATTTGATTGCTCTGAGGTTCTTCCTCTGGTGCGCGGCGCAACCGAACTACTTCCACGACCGCGCCGCGTTCCATCGCATGGTTGACGTGGCCGCCCGCCTCACTGACCGGTATAAGTCGGTGAGCGGCGTAGTTGGTGAGCTCGCGAGGGTCGGGTATGTAATAAAGGCGCAGACTTTCTTGATTCTGATGAGAATATATTGGGCTGGAGGATTGTATGAGCTGGTCCTCGAGGCTTTCGAGCAAATGGGAAGGTTTCGCTTTACCGGGAGCACATTCGCCCGCAATATGGTCATGGATGTCCTGTTCAAGATTGGCCGACCGGATTTAGCTCTTGATTTTCTGAGACAGACCCAGGTCCCGAACTTTCTAACTTTCAACATCGCGCTGTGTAATCTTTGTAGAATGAACGATTTCCTTAATGCACATGAATTGATGAGAAGCATGCTGAAGAGCGGATTTTATCCTAGTGAAGACGCATTTGAGATGTTGCTGACCAGTTTTCGCACGGTGGGAAGGTTATTGGAGGCATCCCAAGTGCTTAGTCTTATGGTTACGCTTGGAATTTCCATATCCGTGAACACTTGGAGCATTTTGATTGATGGGTATTGCTCTTTAGGGAGGTTTGATATGGCAGAATTCTTATTAAGGAAGATGGAGCAGACTGGATGTTCACCTAATGTTGTAACTTATACAACTCTAATAAAAGGATATTTAGAATCAGGAATGGTGAGTGAAGCCTTTAGATTATTAAGAGCCATGGATTTGAAGGGAATTGGGCCCGACTTGGTTCTCTGTAATGTATTGATAGATTGTCTCAGTAGAAATGCATTGTATGATCACGCACTCCGCATTTTTCTTAAGATGCCCACATGGAAAGTAGCACCTGATTCTTATACGTTTTCCTCATTGTTATCGACCATAATCCACTCGAGGAGGTTCTCCCATTTGCCCAGGTTGATAAGAGAATTTGACATCGAAGCAGACCTCGTGGTTTATAACTCTCTCTTaagttatttttgtaaagCTGGCTTCCCTTCTGAGGCTGTAGAGTTGTACAATGATATGGTCGATAAAGGTTTGGCAGTGGATAATTATACTTTTGCTGGATTACTATATGGACTTTGTGGAGCTAGAAAAATTGACAAGGCAGTTAATGTTTACCATGGCATTGTATTGCATTATCCCAGTCTTGATGCTCATGTCCATACAACAATAGTTCATGGGCTCATAGAAGCTGGTGAATATCATGAAGCAATTGGATTGTTCAAGAAAGCCATGATAGAGAACTATGCCTTGGATGCGGTATCGTACACAATTGCAATTCATGGACTTCTCTTGGGTGGTAGAAGCAGTGAAGCTTCTGCCTTGTTCAATAAAATGAAGGAGATTGGCTTGTATCCTAATGCCCATACGTACAATGTGATGATTGACGGTTTTTGCAAGGAAAAGGATGGCGAAATGGTGATAAGGATACTTAAAGAAATGATTGATGCAAGGATTCCATTAAGACATGATAGTTTTCTTAGAGttatcaattttctttcaaGATCATGCTATGGAAATTCAGCTTCTGGTCTGGTTGTTGAAGTGACGGATACACGGCTACTTCCTTCCAGCACAACATCATTTTCTCATGGATATTCTGAAGGTGTCCATCTAAGTGATATGTATTCTTCATATCTGGGAAATTCTTCAGAAAATAGTTCATCTTCGGACACATCCTGTTCTGAAGATATTGGTGATGTGGCTGCTTCATTGGGTTGA
- the LOC116200769 gene encoding AAA-ATPase At3g50940-like, whose protein sequence is MLSMSKRSILTIEDIDCSTSIHNRDTETESSDPNRNKVMLSGLLNSMDGLLSCCGEARIIVLTTNHKERLDPALLRPGRMDMHICLSYCSIPTFKELTFNYLGLRNHHLFHDIEEVIGEAKVTPAEVAGGLMKSRNVEASLQGLVTFLHNKIAQRDAA, encoded by the coding sequence ATGCTCAGCATGTCTAAACGGTCCATACTAACAATAGAAGACATCGACTGCTCCACCAGCATACACAACCGAGACACCGAAACAGAATCATCTGACCCTAATCGCAATAAGGTGATGCTCTCGGGCCTCCTTAACTCTATGGACGGGCTACTGTCGTGCTGCGGAGAGGCGCGGATCATTGTACTCACCACAAATCACAAGGAGAGGCTCGACCCAGCGCTGCTCAGACCAGGTCGAATGGACATGCACATCTGCCTGTCATACTGCAGCATTCCCACTTTCAAGGAGCTCACGTTCAACTACTTGGGGCTTCGGAATCATCATCTCTTCCACGACATTGAGGAGGTGATCGGAGAGGCTAAGGTCACCCCAGCAGAGGTGGCCGGGGGGCTTATGAAGAGCCGAAACGTCGAGGCATCCCTTCAGGGCCTTGTCACCTTCCTCCATAACAAAATTGCCCAACGTGATGCAGCATGA
- the LOC116200767 gene encoding 7-dehydrocholesterol reductase: MAESKTVHSPLVTYFSMLSLLSLCPPFVILLWYTMVHADGSVLKTYDYLRQHGLQGFIEIWPRPTAVAWKIIAVYAAFEAALQLLLPGKTVRGPISPTGHQPVYKANGMAAYAVTLITYLSLWWFGIFNPVVVYDHLGEIFSALIFGSFVFCIFLYIKGLLAPSSTDSGSSGNIIIDFYWGMELYPRIGKHFDIKVFTNCRFGMMSWAVLAVTYCIKQYEENGKVSDSMLVNTILMLVYVTKFFWWEAGYWNTMDIAHDRAGFYICWGCLVWVPSIYTSPGMYLVNHPVNLGTQLALSILAAGILCIFINYDCDRQRQEFRRTNGKCLVWGKAPSKIVASYTTTSGETKTSLLLTSGWWGLSRHFHYVPEILGAFFWTVPALFHHFLPYFYVIFLTILLFDRAKRDDDRCRSKYGKYWKLYCEKVPYRIIPGIY, translated from the exons ATGGCGGAATCCAAGACCGTACACTCCCCTCTCGTCACCTACTTCTCCATGCTCTCTCTGCTCTCCCTCTGCCCCCCCTTCGTCATCCTACT ATGGTATACAATGGTGCATGCCGATGGATCCGTTTTGAAAACATATGATTATTTGAGGCAGCACGGGCTGCAGGGGTTCATAGAGATATGGCCGAGGCCGACTGCTGTAGCTTGGAAGATCATTGCTGTCTATGCTGCATTCGAAGCCGCGCTGCAGCTCCTTCTGCCAGGGAAGACCGTCAGGGGCCCGATATCACCTACTGGACATCAACCTGTGTACAAG GCGAATGGCATGGCAGCTTATGCGGTGACATTAATCACCTACCTTAGCCTTTGGTG GTTTGGGATATTCAATCCCGTGGTTGTGTATGATCACTTGGGAGAAATATTTTCAGCCCTCATCTTTGGAAGCTTCGTCTTTTGTATCTTCTTGTACATTAAA GGTCTCTTGGCACCATCTTCCACTGACTCCGGCTCTTCTGGGAATATAATAATAGACTTCTATTGG GGCATGGAGCTGTACCCTCGAATCGGAAAACACTTTGACATCAAAGTCTTCACAAACTGCAGATTTGGGATGATGTCTTGGGCTGTTCTTGCTGTCACCTATTGCATTAAGCAG TATGAAGAGAATGGGAAAGTTTCCGACTCAATGCTCGTAAATACCATACTAATGCTGGTATACGTCACCAAATTCTTTTGGTGGGAAGCTGGGTACTGGAACACGATGGACATTGCACATGATCGAG CTGGCTTTTACATATGTTGGGGATGCTTGGTCTGGGtaccatctatatatacttcTCCTGGCATGTACCTTGTCAATCATCCTGTAAACCTGGGAACTCAG CTTGCTCTCTCTATTCTAGCTGCAGGCATTCTGTGCATTTTTATCAACTATGACTGTGATAGGCAAAGGCAAGAATTCCGTCGTACGAATGGAAAGTGCCTAGTTTGGGGAAAAGCCCCGTCAAAG ATAGTGGCTTCCTACACTACCACCTCGGGAGAGACCAAAACTAGCCTCCTCTTAACGTCAGGATG GTGGGGTTTATCACGCCATTTCCATTATGTGCCTGAGATATTAGGAGCCTTTTTCTGGACTGTCCCAGCTCTGTTCCACCAT TTTCTGCCGTACTTCTACGTCATATTCCTTACCATCCTATTGTTTGACCGAGCCAAAAGGGATGATGATCGGTGCCGATCCAA GTACGGGAAATACTGGAAACTCTATTGTGAGAAGGTGCCTTATCGAATCATTCCTGGGATATACTGA
- the LOC116200136 gene encoding TMV resistance protein N-like, with amino-acid sequence MASSSNSLPTSPATTCVEYDVFLNFRGPDTRPNFTDCLYTALTGARISVFRDTEELTVGENINSEILEKIRRSTISIPIFSENYASSKSCLMEVAEMAECRRRAGQVIMPIFYDVPPWVVRHQGGTFERDFREHERKGIDPETIHTWKQALSDVGDLKGWELAKIDNGHYSKVIQLVVSHVEIVLKKVQLVIPEYLVGINDHAKHLMRELDMASTDVRIIVIHGIAGIGKTTLAKFMYNQICNSFDGCCFLENVREACRQSNGLRCLQRQLVSDLLKRRSEEFSTRDEGIQFIKHRFGSTKVLILLDDVDDCEHVKALVGEGNWFGQGSRIIITTKRGDILNIPATVLKYEVEWMKESEAQKLFNWHAFGSNIPEEGYHEFSRDIVSLIGGLPLALEVIASGLFRKAKEIWIDTIKKLRETPDPTLVEKLKISYEYLDVSQKEIFLDIACFLIGKDQRFAFYMWEGCNLYPFIGINSLLLLSLVKIGDSGELWMHNQLRDLGREIVRRENPERPRKRSRLWDHTDAFRTLKKMKRSNKVVGLSLTFEDDLDNCFTGMEFSCLPNLRFLRLDQAATEERFEHRLSSLRWLDWEGCSKIDDVLDMHLENLVVLDLSSSKVNQDRDSWSKLMKMAKELKVLNLQGCANLRGSPSFPTEMTLKILILEGCYRLMRVDPSISNLKGLKSLNLKFCIEVKQLPEGLCFMKELKELLLDGTSIRRIHFPKGSMEQLEVLSACGCKNLTLITDSIGNLKSLTHLALDDAIIGKLPSSIGSLERLQSLSLRNCYNILQLPPSVGDLKSLMEIDLSNTKIAELPPSFNNLKNLKVLKMEGCFLREFPGALSHLSKMEEIDFSLCRSLSGDISIDITALPVLRILRLSHTEISSLTATIAGLSDLEVLDLLECKKLQMLPMLPSSLSSLRVGSEMLREVPDLSTLTNLKELHLQFDPAVASCEVLNTFGWILSLSKLETLEVYLSNLTELRLPPGFVSLSQLRKLTFSRVDLQYLLYFPSSLSTLSLQHCRSLTKAPDFSNLNGLSELELLHCKMAEIHGLEHLKALQDLKLSHCCVKGLGGLNRLSNLRNLTLFNCEFLEILPDISHLKMLREPEIEFCRFACDDKDPRHYAGLRTESAIADPFLDSLCNLRHAEDSGKQSLLN; translated from the exons ATGGCTTCCTCCAGCAACTCCTTGCCGACGTCTCCGGCGACGACATGCGTAGAGTACGATGTTTTCTTGAACTTCAGAGGGCCGGATACTCGACCGAACTTCACTGATTGCCTCTACACGGCCCTCACCGGTGCAAGGATCTCTGTCTTCAGAGACACGGAGGAGCTCACTGTCGGAGAAAACATCAACTCTGAAATCCTTGAAAAGATCAGACGGTCGACGATCTCCATACCCATCTTCTCGGAGAACTATGCTTCCAGTAAGAGCTGCCTTATGGAGGTAGCAGAGATGGCGGAGTGCAGGCGCCGAGCGGGCCAAGTGATCATGCCCATTTTCTACGACGTCCCTCCCTGGGTGGTAAGACACCAAGGGGGTACTTTCGAACGGGATTTCCGCGAGCACGAGAGGAAAGGAATCGACCCGGAGACTATCCATACGTGGAAGCAAGCTCTCAGCGATGTCGGGGACTTGAAGGGATGGGAACTTGCCAAGATTGATAATGG GCATTACTCGAAAGTTATACAGCTTGTTGTTTCACATGTGGAAATAGTGTTGAAGAAGGTTCAACTAGTTATTCCTGAGTATTTAGTCGGGATAAACGACCATGCAAAACACTTAATGAGAGAGCTCGATATGGCCTCCACCGATGTGCGGATTATTGTAATTCACGGCATTGCAGGGATCGGCAAGACAACTCTTGCCAAGTTCATGTACAACCAGATTTGCAATTCCTTTGACGGCTGCTGCTTTCTTGAGAATGTCCGAGAAGCTTGTAGACAGAGCAATGGGCTCCGATGCTTGCAGAGACAATTGGTCTCAGACCTCCTAAAGCGAAGATCTGAGGAGTTCAGTACCCGTGATGAAGGTATTCAATTCATCAAACATAGATTTGGCAGTACAAAAGTTCTCATTCTCCTTGATGATGTGGATGACTGTGAACATGTCAAAGCATTGGTCGGGGAAGGCAATTGGTTCGGGCAAGGAAGCAGAATTATTATAACTACCAAAAGGGGAGATATTCTCAACATTCCTGCCACCGTTTTGAAATATGAAGTCGAGTGGATGAAAGAGTCTGAAGCTCAGAAGCTATTTAATTGGCATGCTTTTGGATCAAATATTCCTGAGGAAGGATATCATGAATTTTCGAGAGACATTGTTTCACTTATTGGAGGGCTTCCTTTAGCTCTTGAGGTTATAGCGTCAGGTTTGTTCAGAAAAGCAAAGGAGATCTGGATAGACACTATCAAGAAATTAAGAGAAACGCCAGATCCAACACTTGTGgagaaattgaagataagCTATGAATATCTTGATGTTTCGCAGAAGGAGATATTCCTTGACATAGCATGTTTTCTCATTGGAAAAGATCAACGATTTGCATTTTACATGTGGGAAGGCTGTAATCTTTATCCTTTTATCGGAATCAACAGTCTCCTCCTCTTATCTCTGGTGAAAATTGGAGACAGTGGTGAGCTGTGGATGCACAACCAACTAAGAGATCTTGGTCGAGAAATTGTTCGGAGGGAAAATCCAGAAAGACCTAGAAAGCGCAGTAGGCTGTGGGATCATACGGATGCTTTTCGTacattgaagaaaatgaag AGATCAAATAAGGTCGTAGGCCTAAGTCTTACATTTGAGGATGACTTGGACAACTGTTTCACTGGTATGGAATTTAGTTGTCTCCCAAATTTGAGGTTCCTTAGATTGGATCAGGCGGCTACTGAAGAACGTTTTGAGCATCGTCTTTCCAGTTTAAGATGGCTTGATTGGGAAGGCTGCTCTAAGATCGATGATGTTCTTGATATGCATTTGGAAAACTTGGTCGTTCTAGACCTGTCGTCTAGTAAGGTCAATCAAGATCGTGATAGTTGGAGTAAACTCATGAAG ATGGCAAAGGAATTGAAAGTTTTGAACCTCCAGGGTTGCGCCAACTTGCGTGGATCCCCTTCCTTCCCCACTGAAATGACTTTGAAAATACTGATCTTGGAAGGTTGTTACCGATTGATGCGAGTTGACCCCTCCATTAGTAATCTAAAGggtttgaagtctttaaatttgAAGTTCTGCATTGAAGTCAAGCAGTTGCCTGAAGGACTTTGTTTCATGAAAGAGTTGAAAGAACTCTTGCTAGATGGAACCTCCATACGCAGAATTCATTTCCCAAAAGGTTCCATGGAGCAGCTTGAAGTTCTTAGTGCTTGTGGCTGTAAAAATTTGACCCTAATAACAGACTCAATCGGCAACCTGAAATCTCTCACACACCTTGCGTTGGACGATGCGATCATCGGGAAGCTTCCAAGTTCAATTGGTTCACTGGAAAGGCTCCAAAGCCTGTCTCTGAGAAACTGCTACAATATACTCCAGCTACCTCCATCTGTCGGTGATCTGAAATCACTTATGGAAATTGATTTGTCGAACACCAAGATTGCCGAATTACCTCCTTCATTCAACAACTTGAAAAACTTGAAGGTGCTGAAGATGGAGGGTTGTTTCCTGAGGGAATTTCCGGGAGCTCTTTCACATTTAAGTAAGATGGAAGAGATAGATTTCTCGCTCTGCAGAAGTTTATCTGGCGACATCTCTATTGACATCACGGCTCTGCCTGTTCTGAGAATATTAAGACTGTCACACACAGAAATTTCAAGCCTTACTGCTACCATAGCAGGACTTTCTGACCTTGAAGTGCTTGATTTGCTCGAGTGTAAGAAACTCCAGATGTTGCCGATGTTACCCTCGAGTTTGAGTAGTCTGCGGGTGGGATCCGAGATGTTGCGTGAGGTTCCAGATCTCTCCACTTTGACAAACTTAAAGGAGTTACATTTGCAGTTTGATCCTGCAGTGGCCTCTTGCGAAGTTCTTAACACCTTCGGATGGATCTTAAGCTTATCAAAATTGGAGACATTGGAAGTGTACCTGTCGAACCTCACTGAGCTAAGGCTACCACCGGGATTTGTCAGCCTTTCTCAGCTTAGGAAACTCACGTTTTCTAGGGTCGATCTGCAATACCTTCTTTACTTTCCCTCGAGCTTATCGACATTGTCTCTGCAGCATTGCAGATCATTGACGAAAGCACCAGATTTTTCGAACTTGAATGGTTTGTCAGAACTGGAGCTCCTTCACTGTAAAATGGCAGAGATTCATGGCCTTGAGCATCTAAAGGCACTGCAGGATCTGAAATTATCGCACTGCTGTGTAAAAGGGCTCGGGGGACTCAACCGATTGAGTAATTTGAGAAACCTGACATTGTTCAACTGTGAATTTCTTGAGATATTACCGGACATATCTCACTTAAAAATGTTGAGAGAACCGGAGATCGAATTTTGCCGCTTTGCGTGTGATGATAAGGACCCACGGCATTACG CCGGGCTTCGGACTGAGTCAGCTATCGCAGACCCATTCCTCGATTCTCTTTGCAACCTTAGGCACGCTGAGGACAGCGGAAAGCAGAGTTTGCTGAACTGA
- the LOC116200849 gene encoding V-type proton ATPase catalytic subunit A produces MPAVNGARLTTFEDSEKESEYGYVRKVSGPVVVADGMAGAAMYELVRVGHDNLIGEIIRLEGDSATIQVYEETAGLTVNDPVLRTHKPLSVELGPGILGNIFDGIQRPLKTIAKRSGDVYIPRGVSVPALDKDILWEFQPKKLGEGDLLTGGDLYATVFENSLMQHHVALPPDSMGKITYVAPPGQYSLKDTVLELEFQGVKKQFTMLQTWPVRTPRPVASKLAADTPLLTGQRVLDALFPSVLGGTCAIPGAFGCGKTVISQALSKYSNSETVVYVGCGERGNEMAEVLMDFPQLTMTLPDGREESVMKRTTLVANTSNMPVAAREASIYTGITIAEYFRDMGYNVSMMADSTSRWAEALREISGRLAEMPADSGYPAYLAARLASFYERAGKVKCLGGPERTGSVTIVGAVSPPGGDFSDPVTSATLSIVQVFWGLDKKLAQRKHFPSVNWLISYSKYSTALESFYEQFDPDFINIRTKAREVLQREDDLNEIVQLVGKDALAEADKITLETAKLLREDYLAQNAFTPYDKFCPFYKSVWMMRNIIHFCNLANQAVERGAGMDGQKITYTLIKHRLGDLFYRLVSQKFEDPAEGEEALVAKFRKLHEDLTAGFRNLEDETR; encoded by the exons ATGCCGGCAGTGAACGGAGCTCGCCTCACCACGTTCGAGGACTCCGAGAAGGAGAGCGAGTACGGTTATGTCCGCAAG GTGTCAGGACCTGTGGTCGTTGCTGATGGGATGGCTGGGGCAGCAATGTACGAGCTAGTCCGTGTCGGACATGATAATCTGATTGGTGAAATTATTCGTTTGGAAGGAGATTCGGCAACTATCCAAG TTTATGAGGAAACTGCTGGGTTGACGGTGAATGATCCCGTTCTGAGGACTCACAAG CCTCTGTCAGTGGAGTTGGGTCCTGGAATCTTGGGAAATATTTTTGACGGAATTCAG AGGCCCTTGAAAACCATTGCAAAAAGATCTGGTGATGTCTATATCCCTCGCGGTGTCTCAGTCCCAGCATTAGACAAAGACATTCTCTGGGAGTTTCAACCCAAAAAGCTGG GTGAAGGCGATCTTCTAACAGGGGGAGACTTGTATGCT ACTGTCTTCGAGAATAGTCTTATGCAACATCATGTGGCTCTGCCTCCTGATTCTATGGGAAAAATCACTTACGTTGCACCACCTGGGCAATATTCATTGAAG gATACTGTCCTGGAGCTTGAGTTTCAAGGTGTCAAAAAGCAATTCACCATGCTTCAG ACTTGGCCAGTACGTACACCAAGGCCAGTTGCATCGAAACTTGCCGCTGATACCCCCTTGCTTACTGGCCAG CGTGTGCTTGATGCGCTGTTCCCTTCTGTGCTTGGTGGAACTTGTGCCATACCCGGAGCCTTTGGCTGTGGGAAAACTGTTATTAGCCAAGCCCTTTCTAAG TATTCTAATTCAGAAACTGTTGTTTATGTTGGTTGTGGGGAAAGAGGAAATGAAATGGCTGAG GTGCTTATGGATTTCCCTCAATTGACAATGACATTGCCTGATGGCCGTGAAGAATCTGTTATGAAGCGTACCACACTTGTAGCCAACACTTCCAACATGCCTGTGGCTGCTCGTGAGGCATCAATCTATACAG GGATCACCATTGCTGAATACTTTAGAGATATGGGCTACAATGTGAGTATGATGGCAGATTCAACTTCTCGTTGGGCAGAAGCTTTGCGTGAAATCTCTGGGCGGTTG GCAGAAATGCCTGCAGATAGTGGGTATCCAGCTTATCTGGCGGCTCGTTTAGCATCTTTCTATGAACGTGCTGGTAAAGTGAAGTGTCTTGGTGGGCCAGAGCGTACAGGCAGTGTCACAATTGTTGGTGCTGTCTCTCCTCCTGGAGGAGATTTCTCGGATCCCGTCACATCTGCAACTCTTAGCATTGTGCAG GTCTTCTGGGGTCTGGATAAGAAACTGGCCCAGAGAAAACATTTTCCTTCAGTGAACTGGCTTATATCCTATTCGAAGTACTCAACG GCATTGGAGTCTTTCTATGAGCAATTTGACCCAGATTTCATCAACATCAGGACAAAGGCTCGTGAGGTGCTGCAGAGAGAAGATGACTTAAATGAAATTGTGCAG CTTGTGGGCAAAGATGCTTTAGCTGAGGCGGATAAGATTACCCTGGAAACAGCGAAGCTTTTGAGGGAGGATTATCTCGCTCAGAATGCATTTACCCC GTACGATAAATTTTGCCCTTTCTACAAGAGTGTGTGGATGATGCGCAACATTATCCATTTCTGTAATTTGGCCAATCAG GCTGTTGAGAGAGGTGCTGGTATGGACGGTCAGAAGATAACATACACCCTCATTAAGCACCGCTTGGGCGATCTATTCTACCGCTTAGT GTCCCAGAAATTCGAGGACCCAGCTGAAGGAGAAGAAGCTCTCGTCGCAAAATTCAGGAAGTTACACGAGGATTTGACTGCAGGCTTCCGCAACCTTGAGGATGAAACCCGATAA